The Streptomyces sp. B3I8 nucleotide sequence CCGCCGCTTTCGGCGAGCGCGAGCCCGCCGCCGGCCAGAACCGCGCCGGCTGCTCCGGCGCCGAGGGCCGTCTTCACGAAGGAGCGGCGGTCGGCGCCGGCCGGGCAGCCACCCTGCGGGGCGGGGGTTTCGGCGGACGGCATGGGGGCGTTCCCTTCGGTGCGTGCTGGGTCGTCGATGCGGTGGTGTGCGGTGGTCATCAGGCGGACTTCCGGATCTCCAGCAGGTCCGGGACGGGGGAGAGGTCCTCCAGCAGCTGGCCGGTGGCCCCGTTTATGCGGGCGCGGGCGGTGGCGCCGAGCTGTCCGACGGGGGTCCAGTGGCTGCCATGGTGGGCGGAGTCCAGGAGCTTCTGCAGCCGTGTGACGTCCGCGTCGACGGTCGGCAGCAGGTGCGGAGAGCGGCTGGTGAGCAGCGGCCTGAGGACGGTGAGCAGTTCGCGGGTGCCGGCGAGGTTGGCGTCGGCGGTGGCGAGGTTGGTGCCGCTGCCCTCGTCCGTGTCGCCGGTCAGCTCGAACTGCAGTGTGTTCTCGAGGACCTCGTGGGCGCGCAGCGGCAGGTCGGACGGGTCGAAGTTTTGGTGCGGGAAGGCTTTCCGTAGGCCGGCGGCGTCGGCGGCCAGTCGCTGGGCCGGCGCGGTGAGCGAGGTGGCGGGCTCGCCGTGCCACAGGCCGTACTCGATGCGGTGGAGGCCGGTGAAATCCTTGTCGTGCACGCCGTCCGGCAGTCCGTCGGCCCTTCCGTCGATCTTCTGGTCGAAGTCCTCGAAGGTGCCGTAGGCGGCGCCGAGGGAGGCATAGGTGCGATGGGCGGTGAGCCAGTCGGTGCGGGCCTGGCCGAGGTGGTTGTGCCTGATGTCGTCGGCCAGGGTGAGGGTCTAGGTCACGAGTGTGGCCAGGCCCTTGTCGACGTACGTCCGGTACTGCGCGAGCGGGCCGGAGAGGTCGTGTTCCGAGACCGGGACGACCGCTTTCGCAACCCCGCCACCGGTGACGCGGACGGCCTCGGAGGTGACCGCGGTGCCGCCGCTGGGTACGCACCGCCAGGCGTATGCGCCGTCGGCGACAGTGGCGACCAGGGCGCGGGTGGTGCCGGGGGCCAGGCCCTCGATCTCGCCGTAGACAGCGTTCGTGGCCGGGTCGATGAGGTACACCTCGGCAGTCTTGTCGCCGGTGTTGTGCATCTGGAAGGTCTGCCGGCCGGGTCTGGGCGCGGTGAAACCCTCGCCGCAGTCCTTCTCCGAGACGGCGACGGTCTGGGCGGCGCCGGGCTTGGGGCGGCCGAAAGTGACGGCGAGGCCCGCGAGGAGCGCGGGGACGGTGACGACGGCGACAGGAACCACCCAGGCAGGGCGGCGCCGCGCGGGCGTCGGGGCGTCCGGGGCCGGTGCCGCCTTGCCGGAGGCCGGCTTCGGCGCCGTGGCGCGCAGGCCGCGCACGAACAGCGTCATGACCACGGCGAGATAGCCGGCGTAACCGAAGACCTGCAGCCAGGTCATGGCGGGCGTCAGGTTGAACACGCCCTGCACCAGCGTGCTGTACCAGGAGCCGGCGTCGATACTGCCGCTCAGGTCGACGGCGTACGCCGCCTTGCCGGGCAGCACTCCGCCCTCTTGCAGGTCGCGCAGCCCATAACCGAGAACGCCGGCCGCGATCACGATCAGGACCGCGCCGGTGGCGGTGAAGAACTTCGTCAGGTTGATCTTCAGGACCCGCCGGTACAGGCCCCAGCACAGAGCGGCCGACAGGAGCAGCCCGATGGCGGCGCCGGTCAGAGGGCCGGAGGACTCGCCGGCCGCCTGGGCCGTGGTCCACAGGAACAGGGCGGTCTCCAGACCCTCCCGGCCCACGGCGAGGAAGGAAGTGAGGATCAGCACGCCCGAGCCCATGGCCAGGGCTCCGGTGACCTTCTCCTTGATCTCACCGGACAGGCTGCGGGCCGAGCGGCGCATCCAGAACACCATGGCGGTGACGAACGCGACCGCGATCACGCTGAGGGTGCCGCCGAAGGCTTCCTGCGCGGTCGCTGAAAGGGAGGCTGCCGTAAAGGTGAGGACCGCGCCGAAACTCATGGCAAGCGCGATCGCCGCGAGTACGCCTGTCCACACCTGCGGCAGCCGGGAGCGGGCATCGGCCCGCACAAGGGTCGCGACGAGGATGGAGACGATGAGTCCCGCTTCGAGCCCTTCCCGCAACCCGATCAGGAAACTCGGAACCACGTCATCCCACATGCGACCCTCCCCGGGCGGCCTCCGTACGAGCAGCGCCCATTAGCGTAGGCAACCCTAACTAAGACTGGACCATCATGACTACAGACCTGTAGTCGGATGGTCATGGAGCAGTAATGCAGGGGTAAAACCCGGAGCTCTTCCAGCGCGGTCTGCGGGACGACGTCGCCTTCGCCCGGCCCGGTGCCACCGACCGGGACATTGCCGACTTCCGTACGAAGTTCGTCCATGAGCTCGGGTTCTTCGCAGGGCCATGAAACCGGCGCCCCGTCCTTCACGTCGGCGATCGGAGTTCCCTGGACCTGCTTGCGGCCGTGCGCGCAAGCTGCCGCAGCATGTCCTCGGGGTGCGACAGGCGTCGATACCTGTGACCGTATGGCTCTATGCGGGTCAGCTCGCACGTGGGGCCGTCAACAGTGGCCTGCTCCCCGCCCTCAGCGGCTGACCAGGGAAGATGGAGAACTGGGACGGGAGTATCTAGGGTCAGCTGGTGGCTTTCATCATGGTGTGTGAAGACGACGCGGCGGTCCGCGGCGTCCTCAAGCGCGCCCTGGAGCACGACGGGCACACCGTCTCCGTCGCCGCCACGGCCGACAGCCTGCTGCGGCAGCTCGAACCGGCGCCCCACCTGGTCGTCCTGGATCTCGGGCTCCCAGATGCCGACGGCCGAGACGTCTGTCTGGCCCTGCGGGCTCGCGGCGTCGACGCGCCGGTGTTGATGCTCACCGCCCTGGACGGCCTGCATCACAAGGTGGGCGGCTTCGAGGCCGGCGCCGACGATTACATGACCAAGCCCTTCGACATTCCGGAACTGCTGGTCCGCGTCCGGGCGCTGCTGCGCCGGGCCACCGTGGTGCCCGCACCGCGCGAGGTCGTCCTCGATCCAGCGAAGCACGTGGTTACCTACGATTCGGTGAGCATGAGCCTGACCCCGACGGAGTTCCGGCTGCTGGGCCGTCTGATCGCCTCGCAGGGCGACGCGGTACGCCGCCACGCCCTCGTCGCTGCCGGCTGGCCGCACGGGGCGCAGGTCAGCGACAACACCCTCGACTCCTATGTGCGCCGGCTGCGGGCCAAGCTTGGTTCGCTGGGTGTGGCCGAGCGTCTGGCGACCGTCCGCGGCGTGGGCTACCGATGGCAGTGACGGGATTCCGTAAGCGGGTCGTCGCACTCACCGTGCTGATCGCCACCGCCGTGGTCGCGATCCTGGTCGTGGTCTCGCACGTGCTGCTGAGCCGGGTGACGGACGCCGACGCCCACGACCTGGCACGTACGCGAGCCGAGGCGGTGGCGGCGAACGTCACCGCCAAAGGCGGCCGTATCGTACTGACGGAGAACGGCAGTGAGGCGCTGGACGAGGTCGCCTGGATGTATGCCGACGGCCGTCTGATCGACGGAAACGTCCCGCCGAGCCTGGTCGGTCGCGTCGAGGAGCTCGCGGACTCGGGGCGCTCGCAGACGGCGTCGGTCAGCGATTACCTCCTGTACGCGCGGAAGGTCCCGATGGACGGCCACCACGTCATGGTGATCGCCCGGGTGGACCTCACGCCCTACGAGACATCCGAGCAGCGCAGCCTGACCTTGTCCCTGATACTGGGCGGCCTCACGATCCTCCTCGCCGGCGGGGTCGCACACCTCGTGGTGCGCCGCGCGCTGCGGGTCGTGCACGAGATGGCCGCCCTCGCCGACGACTGGGGCCAGCACGAACCCGGGCGCCGCTTCAACCTCGGCATCCCCCGCGACGAGTTCGGGGAACTGGGGCGGACCCTGGACCATCTCCTGGAGCGCGTCGACAACGCGCTGGCGGACGAGCGCCGGCTCACCGATGAGATCGCCCACGAGCTGCGGACACCGCTCACGGTCCTGCGGGCCGAGGCGCAGCTGGCGCAGCTGTCCGGCGAGCCGGTACCGACGGAGGCGGTGCTGAGCGAGGTCGACCGCCTCGATACGGCGATCACGACGCTTCTGCGCGCCGCGCGCGCACGGACGGACGAGGGGACCTGGTGCGACCTGCGCTCCGCCGCACGGCAGGCGATCGCCGGCCGTGCGGTCGAGGTCGCCTTCCCCTCGAGGCTCGAGGTCGCCGTGGCGGCCGACGTCGCCGTGTCGCTGCTGGCACCCCTGCTGGACAACGGCCTGAGGCATGCGAAGTCCCGGGTGTGGATCACAGCGCGCAACCAGGGCGAGGCCATCGTGGTCGATGTCCTGGACGACGGCCCCGGATTCGATCCCGCGGACGTCGACCGGGTCTTCGAAGTGGGGGTGACCGGTGGCGACGGGTACGGGCTGGGGCTGCCGGTGGTCCGGCGCATCGCAGCCTCGGCCGGTGTGGAGGTCCGCGCGATCGCGGACGGCCGCGGTCACGTCGAGATGACACTCCCGGCCGCCCGTGCAGCCGCGTAGTCAGGTTATGTGCAGATTCCCCGCGTAAACCTCCCCGCATGACAACGACAACGGAAGCACGCGCGCGCAGTGGGCGTCTCATGCTCAACAAGGTTCCCGAGGTCACCATCTGGTTCTGGGTGATCAAGGTCCTGTGCACGACCGTCGGTGAGAGCTTTGCCGACTGGATCAACATGAAGCTGGGCGTCGGCCTGGTGAACACCGCCTGGATCTTCACCGCGGTGTTCGTGGTGGCCCTGGCCGTCCAGCTGCGGCTGAAGCGGTACGTCCCGTTCCCGTACTGGCTGACCGTGGTCGTTGTCAGCGTCACCGGCACCCTGTACACCGACATCCTGACCGACCAGCTGAACGTGCCGCTGTGGATCAGTTCCGCGGTCTTCTCGGTGCTGCTCGCGGCGGTCTTCGGCGTGTGGTGGGCGCGGGAGCGCACCCTGTCGATCCACTCGGTCACCACGCTTCCGCGGGAGTCGTTCTACTGGCTCGCCGTTCTCGTCACCTTCGCGC carries:
- a CDS encoding response regulator transcription factor, translated to MAFIMVCEDDAAVRGVLKRALEHDGHTVSVAATADSLLRQLEPAPHLVVLDLGLPDADGRDVCLALRARGVDAPVLMLTALDGLHHKVGGFEAGADDYMTKPFDIPELLVRVRALLRRATVVPAPREVVLDPAKHVVTYDSVSMSLTPTEFRLLGRLIASQGDAVRRHALVAAGWPHGAQVSDNTLDSYVRRLRAKLGSLGVAERLATVRGVGYRWQ
- a CDS encoding HAMP domain-containing sensor histidine kinase; the encoded protein is MAVTGFRKRVVALTVLIATAVVAILVVVSHVLLSRVTDADAHDLARTRAEAVAANVTAKGGRIVLTENGSEALDEVAWMYADGRLIDGNVPPSLVGRVEELADSGRSQTASVSDYLLYARKVPMDGHHVMVIARVDLTPYETSEQRSLTLSLILGGLTILLAGGVAHLVVRRALRVVHEMAALADDWGQHEPGRRFNLGIPRDEFGELGRTLDHLLERVDNALADERRLTDEIAHELRTPLTVLRAEAQLAQLSGEPVPTEAVLSEVDRLDTAITTLLRAARARTDEGTWCDLRSAARQAIAGRAVEVAFPSRLEVAVAADVAVSLLAPLLDNGLRHAKSRVWITARNQGEAIVVDVLDDGPGFDPADVDRVFEVGVTGGDGYGLGLPVVRRIAASAGVEVRAIADGRGHVEMTLPAARAAA